The proteins below are encoded in one region of Candidatus Fusobacterium pullicola:
- the rplI gene encoding 50S ribosomal protein L9, protein MAKIQVILTQDVAGQGRKGDIVTVADGYAHNFLIKNNKGIIATPEELKKIENKKKKEAKKQEEEKIKSQELKKVLEAKKVEIAVKTGENGKLFGAITNKEVAVALEETFGVKIDRKKIECNIKSLGEHVAVIKLHTDVKAEVKIIAKAQ, encoded by the coding sequence ATGGCAAAAATACAAGTAATACTTACACAAGATGTAGCTGGACAAGGAAGAAAAGGGGATATAGTAACAGTTGCTGACGGTTATGCACATAATTTTTTAATAAAAAATAATAAAGGAATTATTGCAACTCCTGAAGAGCTAAAAAAAATAGAAAATAAAAAGAAAAAAGAAGCTAAAAAACAAGAAGAGGAAAAAATAAAATCTCAAGAGTTAAAGAAAGTATTAGAAGCTAAAAAAGTTGAGATAGCTGTAAAAACTGGAGAGAATGGAAAACTATTTGGAGCTATCACTAATAAAGAGGTAGCAGTAGCTCTTGAAGAAACATTTGGAGTAAAAATAGACAGAAAAAAAATAGAGTGTAATATAAAGAGCTTAGGAGAGCATGTTGCAGTTATAAAACTTCATACAGATGTTAAAGCTGAGGTAAAGATAATAGCTAAAGCTCAATAA